One window from the genome of Rhodobacteraceae bacterium S2214 encodes:
- a CDS encoding transporter substrate-binding domain-containing protein, giving the protein MKNLILTTAIASLVSTMAMADGHAVTRLGTEGAYPPWNFINDAGEVDGFEREVGDELCARAELTCEWVTNEWDSIIPNLVSGNYDVIIAGMSITDERDEVIDFSENYSQPDPSSFVAASADIDLNSAVIAAQTGTIQAAHVAEMGATLLEFATPDETVAAVKNGEADAVLADASFLAPVAEAEADLSVVGEVLLGGGVAAGVRESDTELRDKLTAAIQSMKADGSLNALIEKWEIGVTFE; this is encoded by the coding sequence ATGAAAAACCTGATCCTGACGACTGCAATTGCGTCGCTCGTATCAACAATGGCGATGGCAGATGGCCACGCTGTGACACGTCTTGGCACCGAAGGCGCCTACCCTCCGTGGAACTTCATCAATGACGCCGGCGAAGTAGACGGTTTTGAGCGTGAAGTGGGCGACGAACTGTGCGCACGTGCTGAACTGACATGCGAATGGGTCACAAACGAGTGGGACAGCATCATCCCGAACCTCGTGTCCGGCAACTACGACGTGATCATCGCGGGCATGTCCATCACGGACGAGCGCGACGAAGTTATCGACTTCTCTGAAAACTATTCCCAGCCTGATCCGTCTTCATTCGTTGCAGCATCAGCTGACATCGACCTGAACTCTGCTGTGATTGCAGCACAGACAGGCACGATCCAAGCGGCACACGTTGCTGAAATGGGCGCGACCCTGCTGGAATTCGCGACACCTGACGAAACTGTTGCTGCTGTGAAGAACGGCGAAGCAGACGCTGTTCTGGCCGACGCATCCTTCCTCGCACCAGTGGCCGAAGCCGAAGCAGACCTGTCTGTTGTTGGTGAAGTCCTGTTGGGTGGCGGTGTTGCTGCTGGTGTACGCGAAAGCGACACAGAGCTACGCGACAAGCTGACAGCCGCGATCCAGTCCATGAAAGCGGACGGGTCATTGAACGCGCTGATCGAAAAGTGGGAAATCGGCGTTACTTTCGAGTAA
- a CDS encoding amino acid ABC transporter ATP-binding protein: protein MRPSNRQSNESARPVTSENVIEIRDLHKSYGNLDVIKGVSIAAPAGHVVSLIGSSGSGKSTLLRCANLLEDSQSGDVLFCDEPVTWKGTGHNRRPSDQKQIIRIRTNLSMVFQQFNLWAHMTILQNVMEAPVTVLGRDKAEVEAKAREYLAKVGIGDKCDVYPAQLSGGQQQRAAIARALCMEPKALLFDEPTSALDPELEQEVVKVIKDLAAEGRTMLIVTHDMRMAADVSDHVVFLHQGLIEEQGPPETLFKNPQTDRLRGFLSATQH from the coding sequence ATGCGGCCTAGTAACCGGCAAAGCAACGAAAGCGCGCGACCTGTGACATCCGAAAACGTTATTGAAATCCGTGATCTACACAAATCCTATGGCAATCTCGATGTCATCAAGGGTGTCAGCATCGCGGCCCCTGCGGGTCATGTGGTGTCACTGATCGGGTCGTCCGGATCGGGCAAATCAACACTGTTGCGTTGTGCGAACCTGCTTGAGGACAGCCAATCAGGCGACGTTCTGTTTTGCGATGAACCCGTCACATGGAAAGGCACCGGTCACAACCGCCGCCCATCTGATCAAAAGCAGATCATCCGTATTCGCACCAACCTGTCGATGGTGTTTCAGCAGTTCAATCTGTGGGCCCATATGACGATCCTGCAAAACGTGATGGAAGCACCTGTGACGGTCCTAGGTCGCGATAAGGCCGAAGTCGAAGCCAAAGCCCGCGAATACCTTGCCAAGGTTGGGATCGGCGACAAATGCGACGTGTATCCCGCGCAATTGTCTGGTGGCCAGCAGCAACGTGCCGCGATTGCGCGTGCCTTGTGTATGGAACCAAAGGCCTTGTTGTTCGATGAACCGACATCGGCGCTTGATCCTGAACTTGAACAAGAAGTTGTCAAAGTGATCAAAGACTTGGCAGCAGAAGGTCGGACAATGCTGATCGTGACCCACGACATGCGCATGGCCGCTGACGTCAGTGACCACGTCGTATTTTTGCACCAAGGTCTGATCGAAGAACAAGGACCGCCCGAGACACTTTTCAAGAATCCGCAAACGGACCGGTTGCGGGGATTTCTATCCGCGACCCAACACTAA
- a CDS encoding TerB family tellurite resistance protein — protein MFADFLKGLLAPDPAPLPDTDARLALGALLVRLARADGDYQDVEVARIDRILSKRYNLSDADTATLRRDCETLESEAPDTVRFTRAIKDSVAYEDRRALISAMWEIVLADGERDDEENSLMRMVAPMLGVTDQDSNAARLAVEANS, from the coding sequence ATGTTTGCAGATTTCCTCAAAGGCCTGTTGGCCCCCGACCCCGCCCCGCTTCCTGACACGGATGCCCGCCTTGCGCTTGGCGCGTTGCTTGTCCGACTGGCCCGTGCGGATGGCGATTACCAAGACGTGGAAGTCGCACGTATCGATCGCATCCTGTCGAAACGTTACAATCTGTCAGACGCTGATACGGCAACGTTGCGGCGTGATTGCGAAACACTGGAATCCGAAGCCCCGGATACCGTCCGCTTCACCCGTGCGATCAAGGATTCGGTGGCATATGAAGATCGCCGCGCCCTGATTTCTGCGATGTGGGAAATAGTGTTGGCTGATGGGGAACGCGACGACGAAGAAAACAGTCTGATGCGGATGGTTGCCCCAATGCTTGGCGTAACGGACCAAGACAGCAACGCCGCACGGCTTGCTGTCGAAGCCAATTCCTAA
- a CDS encoding aquaporin, with protein sequence MNKQIAEFIGTFTLVLLGCGSAVIAGSEIGFTGISFAFGFALIGMAYGIGSVSGCHINPAVSLGMVAAGRMTMPEAIKYIIAQVAGAVVAALILLLIASGKADYSVAENGLGQNGWGAGYLGEYSMVSAFVFEVVATFLFMVVILGATGFGPTANMAGLAIGIALVVIHLVGINVTGVSVNPARSIGPALFAGATAIGQVWLFIVAPIIGATLAGILFKSGMLTADE encoded by the coding sequence ATGAATAAGCAAATCGCCGAATTTATCGGCACATTTACACTCGTGCTTCTGGGGTGCGGCTCTGCCGTTATCGCAGGATCAGAAATTGGATTCACAGGCATTAGTTTCGCGTTTGGCTTTGCCCTGATCGGTATGGCCTACGGGATCGGGTCCGTGTCCGGTTGCCACATCAACCCCGCAGTATCGCTTGGGATGGTCGCCGCAGGACGCATGACGATGCCTGAAGCTATAAAATACATCATCGCGCAGGTGGCCGGTGCTGTCGTCGCCGCGTTGATCCTGCTTTTGATCGCGTCAGGCAAAGCAGACTATAGCGTGGCCGAGAATGGTTTAGGGCAGAACGGTTGGGGCGCTGGATACTTGGGCGAATATTCGATGGTATCGGCATTCGTGTTCGAAGTTGTGGCGACGTTCCTTTTTATGGTCGTGATCCTTGGGGCCACAGGCTTTGGCCCAACTGCGAATATGGCAGGTCTGGCAATTGGTATTGCGTTGGTCGTGATCCACCTTGTCGGCATCAATGTAACTGGCGTTTCAGTTAACCCAGCACGGTCAATCGGGCCTGCATTGTTTGCGGGTGCTACTGCAATCGGCCAGGTTTGGTTGTTCATCGTCGCACCTATCATCGGTGCAACCTTGGCTGGGATTTTGTTCAAGTCGGGCATGTTGACCGCCGACGAATAA